One part of the Mariniblastus fucicola genome encodes these proteins:
- a CDS encoding tryptophan 2,3-dioxygenase family protein, with protein MDDKKPPGLYYREYLRLDKILDAQELESEKVGKPAHDEMLFIITHQTYELWFKQIVFEFHEIIRILSSEVVEDKKMGRMLHLLARIKTIQRVLIEQIEVIETITPLDFLEFRDLLVPASGFQSIMFKRIEIMMGIRQENRIASDCAFFKTRLSYSDQKRLAEVEERPNLLELVDRWLQRAPLFNIGGFNFWESYSQAVEKMLDSDARIIRDNRTLSDKDKQFQLAEVENTRKRFESMLDEDRYNELRDAGELRFSHKGFLAALFINLYRDEPLLYTGFRFLTLLVDIDSLFTRWRQRHAVMVHRMLGTKIGTGGSSGTGYLEATTKKNRVFLDLFNLSTLLIPREDLPPLPKQVRKELGFFFRGDE; from the coding sequence ATGGACGACAAGAAACCTCCCGGGTTGTACTACCGGGAATACCTGCGCTTGGACAAGATCCTTGATGCCCAGGAACTCGAAAGCGAAAAGGTTGGCAAACCGGCTCATGATGAGATGCTGTTCATCATTACGCATCAGACCTATGAGCTGTGGTTCAAGCAGATCGTGTTTGAGTTTCATGAGATCATTCGGATTCTTTCCAGCGAAGTCGTCGAAGACAAAAAGATGGGACGCATGTTGCATCTTCTTGCTCGTATCAAAACGATCCAGCGAGTCCTGATCGAACAGATCGAAGTCATCGAAACGATCACGCCGCTGGATTTTCTTGAGTTCCGTGACCTGTTGGTTCCGGCGTCGGGCTTCCAAAGCATCATGTTCAAGCGAATTGAAATCATGATGGGGATTCGGCAGGAGAATCGCATTGCGTCCGACTGTGCTTTCTTCAAAACGCGATTGTCGTACTCCGACCAGAAACGGTTGGCCGAAGTCGAAGAACGTCCGAACCTTCTGGAACTGGTCGATCGTTGGTTGCAGCGGGCTCCGTTGTTCAACATCGGCGGATTCAATTTCTGGGAGTCCTACAGCCAGGCTGTTGAAAAGATGCTCGACTCCGATGCCCGGATCATTCGAGACAACCGTACGCTTTCGGATAAAGACAAACAGTTTCAGTTGGCTGAAGTAGAGAACACGCGGAAACGGTTCGAGTCGATGCTCGATGAAGACCGTTACAACGAACTTCGTGACGCCGGCGAGCTCCGGTTTTCCCACAAAGGATTCCTTGCGGCTCTGTTTATCAATCTGTATCGCGACGAGCCACTGCTGTACACCGGGTTTCGGTTTCTCACGTTGTTGGTTGATATCGACAGCCTGTTTACTCGCTGGCGACAACGACACGCCGTAATGGTGCATCGAATGCTGGGAACAAAGATCGGGACTGGTGGATCGTCAGGAACCGGTTACCTCGAAGCGACAACCAAAAAGAACAGAGTCTTTCTGGATTTGTTCAATCTGTCCACGCTGTTGATTCCTCGCGAGGACCTGCCGCCGTTGCCAAAGCAGGTTCGCAAGGAGCTCGGTTTCTTCTTCCGCGGAGACGAATAG
- a CDS encoding Gfo/Idh/MocA family protein, with protein sequence MHREPTDQTTTNSSRRSFLAAGTAMSVGAAAASALPRPAFGYHNSVDDAIKVGLVGCGGRGTGALMNVIEADSRTQVGALADAFRDRVDITVDALKTEHPDNLKVTDDTIFTGVDCHERLVNADIDVVLLATPPHFRPAQMEAAVRAGKHVFCEKPVAVDVPGARRVLAACEEAESKGLSVVSGLCWRYSGGVNEVIGRIQEGAIGDIRAIETNYLTGTLWYRTPPKGVEWSSMENQLRNWLYFSWLSGDHTAEQHIHSIDKALWLMGDVPPVSCHAMGGRLARTEEKWGNVYDHFATNFEWADGRKAFSQCRQMSGCFNQTDDMVYGTDGIAKILSFSIQNADGEWKYKGPEKGGRMYVNEHIALLKSIRTGAPINNGSYMVNSTLMALMARDAAYTGKKIVWDEYLKSEVVLGPDSYDDADYQPDRVAIPGKNGKRKIW encoded by the coding sequence ATGCACCGAGAACCGACCGATCAAACAACCACAAACAGCTCACGACGCAGTTTTCTTGCGGCTGGGACCGCGATGTCCGTAGGCGCCGCGGCAGCCTCTGCTTTGCCACGCCCGGCGTTTGGCTATCACAACAGCGTTGATGACGCGATAAAAGTTGGACTGGTTGGTTGCGGCGGTCGCGGTACCGGAGCATTGATGAATGTCATTGAAGCCGATTCGCGGACTCAAGTCGGAGCTTTGGCTGATGCCTTTCGTGACCGGGTCGACATTACCGTGGACGCGCTCAAGACCGAGCATCCGGACAACCTCAAGGTGACTGACGACACCATCTTCACCGGTGTGGATTGTCACGAGCGATTGGTCAATGCCGACATCGATGTTGTGCTGTTGGCGACGCCGCCTCATTTTCGTCCGGCCCAAATGGAAGCTGCGGTTCGCGCCGGCAAGCACGTGTTCTGCGAAAAACCGGTTGCGGTTGATGTGCCAGGAGCCCGTCGTGTTTTGGCAGCCTGTGAAGAAGCAGAGAGCAAAGGGCTGAGCGTGGTTTCAGGGCTTTGCTGGCGCTACAGTGGCGGCGTCAACGAAGTCATCGGGCGAATTCAGGAAGGAGCCATCGGCGACATCCGAGCCATCGAAACGAACTATCTGACGGGAACGCTTTGGTATCGCACACCACCCAAGGGAGTCGAGTGGTCTTCGATGGAAAACCAGCTTCGCAACTGGTTGTACTTTAGTTGGCTCAGCGGCGACCATACGGCCGAACAACACATTCACTCGATCGACAAAGCGTTGTGGTTGATGGGCGATGTGCCTCCGGTTTCCTGCCACGCGATGGGCGGACGGCTTGCGCGAACGGAAGAAAAATGGGGCAACGTCTACGACCACTTTGCGACGAACTTCGAGTGGGCCGACGGCCGCAAAGCCTTTTCACAATGCCGACAGATGTCAGGCTGTTTTAACCAGACCGACGACATGGTTTACGGGACCGATGGTATCGCCAAAATCCTTTCGTTTTCAATCCAGAACGCCGACGGCGAGTGGAAATACAAGGGGCCGGAAAAGGGCGGACGGATGTATGTCAATGAACATATCGCGTTGTTGAAAAGCATTCGCACCGGCGCTCCGATCAACAACGGATCGTACATGGTCAACAGCACCCTGATGGCGTTGATGGCTCGCGACGCTGCCTACACCGGCAAAAAGATCGTTTGGGACGAATATCTAAAATCAGAAGTGGTGCTGGGGCCGGATTCCTATGATGATGCCGACTACCAACCCGATCGTGTCGCCATCCCTGGTAAAAACGGCAAGCGAAAAATTTGGTAA
- a CDS encoding DUF1570 domain-containing protein — MKQEFFRLKLRVITLAIAVVVCAASSVVCADTLVIERDGEEVSIEGEFLLEARDKSILFEGTDGQLHIFTADRIVSLDKGVEKTPPMNHDELGQSLLADLPDGFRIHSTKNYVIAYKTELEFAQWIEDLYEKRLFKEFQKFGRTKLRNGLTDSRFPLAVVVFGSRPEYDRYVVRELGTEPGSMIAHYSQLTNRVAMYDLTFDLGDGGKKRRLKDVLKKPEAIPMVTTIIHEGTHQLMFNRGMQTRLADAPLWLNEGIANWFETPDPDNGIGWHRPGLVNDHRMAQLRRYIPNRPANSLETLIASDERFRGEGAFDAYAESWALMHFLLNRNTKKTRRYVKAISNKPPGVKVSAATRLEEFKEHFGELDRLDKAFLIYVKKLR, encoded by the coding sequence ATGAAACAGGAATTCTTTAGACTCAAACTGCGCGTGATCACGTTGGCGATCGCTGTCGTTGTGTGCGCCGCGTCGTCGGTTGTGTGCGCTGACACGCTGGTGATTGAACGTGATGGCGAAGAAGTTTCGATCGAGGGCGAATTTCTGCTGGAAGCCCGTGACAAAAGCATCCTGTTTGAAGGGACCGACGGTCAGCTTCATATCTTTACGGCAGATCGGATCGTGTCGCTGGACAAAGGAGTCGAGAAAACTCCGCCGATGAACCACGACGAACTGGGGCAGTCGCTTTTGGCTGATCTGCCGGATGGTTTCAGAATTCACAGCACGAAAAACTACGTGATTGCGTACAAGACGGAACTGGAATTCGCTCAATGGATTGAAGATCTCTACGAGAAACGACTGTTCAAGGAATTTCAGAAGTTCGGTCGGACGAAGCTCAGGAATGGATTGACCGATTCGCGATTTCCTTTGGCTGTCGTCGTGTTTGGTTCGCGACCTGAGTACGATCGCTACGTGGTCCGCGAACTGGGAACCGAGCCCGGGTCGATGATTGCGCACTACAGTCAGCTGACCAATCGAGTGGCGATGTACGATTTGACTTTCGATCTGGGCGACGGCGGCAAGAAAAGAAGACTGAAGGACGTGCTGAAGAAACCTGAAGCCATTCCGATGGTAACAACGATTATCCATGAGGGCACGCATCAATTGATGTTCAATCGCGGCATGCAGACTCGCCTGGCGGATGCACCACTGTGGCTCAACGAGGGCATCGCGAACTGGTTCGAAACGCCGGACCCTGACAACGGCATCGGCTGGCATCGGCCAGGGCTTGTGAACGACCATCGAATGGCTCAGCTCAGACGGTACATTCCGAACCGACCTGCGAACTCTCTGGAAACGCTGATTGCGTCCGATGAGCGATTCAGGGGCGAAGGAGCATTCGATGCCTACGCGGAATCCTGGGCATTGATGCACTTTTTGCTCAATCGCAACACGAAGAAAACTCGTCGGTACGTCAAAGCGATCTCGAACAAACCGCCCGGCGTCAAAGTCTCCGCTGCAACTCGGCTGGAGGAGTTCAAGGAACATTTCGGCGAACTCGATCGGCTGGACAAAGCGTTTCTGATCTACGTCAAAAAACTGCGTTAG
- a CDS encoding ABC transporter permease family protein — protein sequence MKLALNQKVLFAAWCLVSLALFASLFLFLTPGDRAIAWRTISLGAATSLFAIPIGVLLAWIANGRGIVAATVRTFCIVGVLLPVFVQVSAWDAAFGKLGLLTNSFGDVLKPVLSRWPAAIWIHSMVAAPQVAVLFLVVLRSGSEDWEDALRLETNATEASLRILVWRFLPVTLAATLWTMIGCAREIAVTDIYQIGTLSEQVYLGYSLGQLNAIGTAWTPEQLAAAQNLGLGITLLTVAWLAASAMFAFGSLSRSIERSESLRPMRFRKNRPAVNVTGIVLLLVVVAVPLANLIGRVGFSVIRVEGQPVATWDGSSAINAISRVFTDFQDEFIWSLLIAFVAASVVCAIAMPLVWFGRNSLFGKAVIGLVFGILAAAPGPSIGLLVAQLFNATEISAVQYLYDRTITAPVIANALFCLPLAIPVFWFLASQVSSDQRQQATLNGVSSWSQFLHFAIFAQWRSNLGAWFLVAAFSFAELSATQMVLPPGMDSVPRLALGMLHAGVNESTAALTLVTLLPVILFGVFAQICFAGTRRIRVE from the coding sequence ATGAAGCTCGCATTGAACCAGAAAGTCCTCTTCGCTGCCTGGTGTCTGGTTTCGCTGGCTCTTTTTGCCTCCCTGTTCCTGTTCCTCACGCCCGGCGACCGAGCCATCGCGTGGCGCACGATCAGTCTTGGAGCAGCAACCTCTTTGTTCGCGATTCCGATCGGCGTTTTGCTCGCGTGGATCGCCAACGGACGCGGAATCGTCGCCGCAACGGTTCGAACTTTCTGCATCGTCGGTGTCTTGCTGCCGGTATTTGTTCAGGTCAGTGCCTGGGATGCCGCTTTTGGCAAACTCGGGCTGCTGACAAACAGTTTTGGCGACGTGCTCAAGCCAGTGCTTTCGCGCTGGCCCGCAGCGATCTGGATTCATTCGATGGTCGCCGCACCTCAAGTCGCCGTACTGTTTCTCGTCGTGCTGCGCAGCGGATCCGAAGACTGGGAAGACGCTTTGCGACTGGAGACAAACGCGACCGAAGCCAGTCTGCGAATTCTGGTGTGGCGATTCCTGCCCGTTACGCTCGCCGCCACACTTTGGACCATGATCGGATGTGCTCGCGAGATTGCGGTCACCGACATCTATCAAATTGGAACGCTTTCCGAGCAAGTCTACCTTGGCTATTCGCTTGGACAGCTAAACGCGATTGGAACCGCGTGGACTCCCGAACAGCTCGCTGCGGCACAGAACCTCGGATTGGGCATTACCCTGTTGACGGTCGCCTGGCTGGCGGCTTCTGCGATGTTCGCGTTTGGCTCTCTCAGTCGATCGATCGAACGGAGTGAATCGCTTCGCCCCATGCGGTTTCGAAAGAACCGGCCGGCTGTGAACGTGACGGGCATTGTGCTGTTGCTGGTCGTTGTCGCGGTTCCATTGGCTAATCTGATCGGTCGAGTCGGCTTTTCCGTAATTCGAGTCGAGGGACAGCCTGTCGCGACCTGGGATGGTTCGTCAGCGATCAACGCTATCTCTCGCGTTTTCACTGACTTTCAGGACGAGTTCATTTGGTCGTTGTTAATCGCGTTCGTCGCCGCATCGGTCGTGTGCGCGATTGCCATGCCATTGGTCTGGTTCGGCAGAAACTCACTTTTTGGAAAAGCAGTTATCGGTCTGGTGTTTGGGATATTGGCGGCAGCTCCCGGACCTTCGATTGGCCTGTTGGTGGCTCAGCTTTTCAATGCAACTGAAATTTCCGCAGTTCAATATCTTTATGACCGAACGATCACCGCCCCAGTCATTGCGAATGCACTTTTTTGTCTGCCTCTCGCGATCCCGGTTTTCTGGTTTTTGGCCTCACAGGTCTCCAGCGATCAACGGCAACAAGCAACGCTCAACGGAGTGTCGAGCTGGAGTCAGTTTCTCCATTTCGCAATTTTCGCTCAGTGGCGATCGAATCTTGGCGCATGGTTTCTCGTGGCAGCGTTTTCATTTGCGGAACTTTCGGCGACCCAAATGGTCCTTCCGCCGGGCATGGACAGCGTCCCGCGACTGGCGTTGGGAATGCTGCACGCCGGAGTCAACGAGTCGACGGCCGCGCTGACGCTTGTGACGCTTTTGCCTGTCATTCTGTTTGGCGTCTTTGCACAGATCTGCTTTGCCGGAACTCGGCGAATAAGAGTAGAATAA
- a CDS encoding redoxin domain-containing protein: MQSFVLRLVVVVLLICFQSETFAQQSSNPDGFTKLNIGDAAPDFDLPGVDDKNHKLADYADKKVLMVVFTCNHCPTAQAYEERLNKMVEDYAAKGVAIVGISPNDPKAVRLDELGYSDLGDTLEDMKIRAREAGFKFPYLFDGETQKVSLSYGVLATPHVFIFDAERKLRYKGRIDDSEEGNPKVHDARNAIDALLADKAVPVETTRVFGCSTKWFTKREDHKRYLAKWDKEPVSLSVIDLEKLKAIAANDTDKLRVVNVWATWCGPCLEELPEFVTINRMYRGRKFEMVTVSVDELKDQDKALRVLTKTNVSCRNVLFNSGKRDELFETLDPEWEGGFPYTAIYAPGGKVVFRKQGQIDPTELKQAIADRVGRTFASDKVEISESAPATKPTPGDNFKTGNLVPWCTVAFDSKKRSPEDRAKMIFDLGLKRSAYAWRERHLKEFEREILAYKANGIEYFTFFNWHPSMEPLIRKHGIKPQIWHYMQFKPSGTQEEKVVATAEHLKKMVDKTRELGLKFALYNHGGWTGDPANMVAVVKHIRATQPDSDHVGIVYNFHHGHGDVEDFEARFNVMLPYLYCVNLNGMVEPQIVNEETLENKILTIGEGKYEADMIRTVIASGYAGPIGIIDHRDDLDSEIALRDNMLGLKKLLSQLYGSAE, from the coding sequence ATGCAAAGTTTTGTCCTGAGACTTGTCGTTGTTGTTCTGCTGATCTGTTTTCAGTCGGAAACGTTCGCTCAGCAGTCATCCAATCCCGATGGTTTCACCAAACTCAATATCGGCGATGCGGCCCCGGATTTTGATCTGCCCGGAGTCGACGACAAGAATCACAAGCTCGCCGACTATGCGGACAAAAAAGTGCTGATGGTTGTTTTCACTTGCAATCACTGCCCAACGGCACAGGCCTACGAAGAACGGCTCAACAAAATGGTTGAGGACTACGCCGCGAAGGGAGTCGCAATCGTTGGTATCTCGCCAAACGATCCCAAAGCCGTGCGCTTGGACGAGCTTGGATATTCTGACCTTGGCGATACTCTCGAAGACATGAAGATCCGTGCCAGGGAAGCTGGCTTCAAGTTTCCCTACCTGTTCGATGGCGAGACTCAGAAAGTTTCGCTTTCGTATGGCGTGTTGGCGACACCGCACGTGTTCATTTTCGACGCCGAACGCAAGCTCCGTTACAAAGGTCGAATCGATGACTCAGAAGAAGGCAATCCGAAAGTTCACGACGCTCGAAATGCAATTGATGCACTGCTTGCTGACAAAGCCGTGCCCGTCGAAACGACACGTGTCTTTGGCTGTTCCACAAAATGGTTTACCAAACGCGAAGACCACAAACGCTATCTCGCGAAATGGGACAAAGAACCGGTCAGTCTGAGCGTGATCGATTTGGAAAAGCTCAAAGCCATCGCCGCCAACGACACGGACAAGCTACGCGTGGTCAACGTGTGGGCGACGTGGTGTGGCCCGTGCCTTGAAGAGCTTCCCGAATTCGTCACGATCAATCGAATGTACCGCGGCCGCAAGTTTGAGATGGTTACGGTCAGCGTGGATGAACTGAAAGACCAGGACAAAGCGTTGCGAGTATTAACAAAGACGAACGTCTCATGTCGCAATGTGTTGTTCAACTCCGGGAAGCGGGACGAACTTTTTGAAACGTTGGACCCGGAATGGGAAGGCGGATTTCCGTACACCGCAATCTACGCTCCGGGAGGAAAGGTTGTGTTTCGCAAGCAAGGCCAAATCGATCCGACGGAATTGAAGCAGGCGATCGCGGATCGCGTTGGACGCACCTTCGCGAGCGACAAGGTCGAAATTTCAGAATCTGCACCGGCAACCAAGCCAACTCCGGGAGACAATTTCAAAACCGGGAATCTGGTGCCCTGGTGCACGGTCGCTTTTGATTCCAAAAAGCGTTCGCCAGAAGATCGCGCAAAAATGATCTTCGACCTCGGGCTCAAACGAAGCGCTTATGCGTGGCGCGAACGCCATTTGAAGGAGTTCGAACGGGAGATCCTGGCGTACAAAGCGAACGGCATCGAGTACTTCACTTTCTTCAATTGGCATCCTTCGATGGAGCCACTGATTCGCAAGCACGGCATCAAGCCCCAGATTTGGCACTACATGCAATTCAAGCCATCGGGAACTCAGGAGGAGAAAGTTGTTGCGACGGCGGAACACCTCAAGAAGATGGTCGACAAAACGCGTGAACTTGGACTCAAGTTCGCTCTCTACAATCATGGCGGATGGACCGGCGACCCCGCAAACATGGTTGCTGTCGTCAAACACATCCGCGCGACTCAACCTGATTCTGATCACGTGGGAATCGTCTACAACTTCCATCACGGACACGGCGACGTCGAGGATTTCGAAGCTCGATTTAATGTCATGCTGCCCTACCTTTATTGCGTGAACCTCAACGGAATGGTCGAGCCGCAGATCGTAAATGAGGAAACCCTGGAGAACAAAATTCTGACCATCGGCGAGGGCAAGTATGAAGCCGACATGATTCGCACCGTGATTGCGTCCGGCTATGCCGGCCCGATCGGGATCATCGACCATCGCGATGATTTGGATTCAGAGATCGCTTTGCGGGACAACATGCTGGGGCTGAAAAAGTTGTTGAGCCAACTGTACGGTTCGGCCGAATAA
- the mutS gene encoding DNA mismatch repair protein MutS yields MMKQYHEAKKACDDALLFFRMGDFYELFHDDAKKAAKVLGLTLTSRDKANTVPMAGFPHHQLDSYLAKLIKKGHRVAVCEQVEDPKKAKGLVKREITQLVTPGTILDSDLLDPTQSNYLAAVFPARYLDKKVGDQFGVAWADISTGLFAVTAVSTEGLEGLLQRLNPAEILLPEKVGESLDELLVAFELGARTVRPNWAFGHEACENLLHKQLNVATLDGFAIDGFGPAAVCAAGAVIEYLRETQKSVLEHVDSIRPFHISDYVKIDSATWRSLEINQTLRTGNSDGSLFGVIDRSQTPMGSRLLGQWLTTPLVDIEQVRSRHEAVRELVDNGTLRSQIRECFKGIFDLERLIAKVATGRVSPRDLSGIGQTLGKIPLIKAKLTDRKSKLLNSLEAELDLCAELRAELEQALIEACPPHLRDGNFIRDDYDSRLDELRKLAAGGKQWIANYQQSICDSTGIPSLKVGFTKVFGYYLEVTNTHKDKVPANFIRKQTLKNAERYITPELKEYEEKVLTADEQAATCELEIFDGLREFARSQISRLKTNAAIIATLDTLCGMAQLASEQNYCCPEMVSDSTLNIVAGRHPVLDIMQPLGAFVPNDTNVDEESGFLHLITGPNMAGKSTYIRQVALITLMAQIGSFVPATSAKIGVVDQIFARVGASDELSRGQSTFMVEMTETARILNTATSRSLVILDEIGRGTSTYDGVSLAWAIVEYLHDQIGCRSLFATHYHELTALETDLGGVSNYNVSVREWEEKIVFLHKIVPGSADKSYGIHVARLAGVPSWVNRRAEKILDRLETKNDVDENRKAIKSSGNGSGGIQMTLFEADHPLLERIRTLEPNHLTPIAALEMLQQFKDEISD; encoded by the coding sequence ATGATGAAACAGTACCACGAAGCCAAGAAGGCTTGTGACGACGCCCTGCTATTTTTTCGCATGGGCGACTTCTATGAACTCTTTCATGACGACGCGAAGAAAGCTGCCAAAGTTCTGGGGCTGACACTTACCAGTCGGGACAAAGCCAACACGGTTCCTATGGCAGGATTCCCCCATCACCAACTCGATTCGTACCTTGCCAAGCTGATCAAAAAAGGACACCGGGTCGCCGTTTGTGAGCAGGTCGAAGATCCAAAAAAAGCAAAGGGCCTGGTCAAGCGTGAGATTACGCAGTTAGTTACGCCAGGAACGATTTTGGATTCTGACTTGCTCGATCCAACGCAAAGCAATTACCTCGCAGCAGTGTTTCCCGCCCGCTACCTGGACAAGAAAGTAGGCGATCAGTTCGGTGTGGCATGGGCCGATATTTCAACAGGCCTGTTCGCGGTTACGGCCGTCTCCACAGAAGGACTTGAGGGGCTGTTGCAACGGCTCAATCCGGCTGAGATTTTGCTGCCTGAGAAGGTCGGAGAGTCTTTGGATGAATTGCTTGTCGCGTTTGAATTGGGGGCTCGAACCGTTAGGCCGAACTGGGCGTTTGGGCACGAAGCCTGCGAAAACTTGTTGCACAAGCAGTTGAACGTGGCAACTCTCGACGGGTTCGCGATCGATGGTTTCGGACCAGCCGCTGTTTGCGCCGCCGGAGCCGTCATTGAGTACCTGCGCGAAACGCAGAAGTCTGTGCTCGAACATGTTGACTCGATCCGCCCGTTTCACATTTCTGACTACGTGAAAATCGATTCGGCAACGTGGCGTTCTCTGGAAATCAATCAAACGCTGCGAACCGGAAATAGTGATGGTTCGCTGTTTGGCGTGATCGATCGCAGCCAAACTCCGATGGGCAGCCGTCTTCTCGGGCAATGGCTGACGACGCCGTTGGTTGATATCGAGCAGGTCCGCTCGCGACACGAAGCGGTCCGGGAGCTTGTTGACAACGGAACGTTGCGTTCCCAGATCCGTGAGTGCTTCAAGGGGATCTTTGATCTGGAGCGTTTGATCGCCAAAGTCGCGACTGGTCGGGTGTCACCGCGAGACCTTTCGGGGATCGGCCAAACGCTTGGAAAGATTCCACTCATCAAGGCCAAACTTACAGACCGAAAAAGCAAACTGCTCAACAGCCTTGAGGCCGAGTTGGATCTTTGCGCGGAACTTCGCGCCGAATTGGAACAGGCTTTGATCGAAGCCTGTCCGCCTCATCTTCGAGACGGCAATTTCATTCGAGACGACTACGACAGTCGACTCGATGAGCTTCGAAAACTTGCAGCCGGCGGCAAGCAGTGGATTGCGAACTATCAACAGTCAATCTGTGACTCGACCGGGATCCCCAGCCTGAAAGTCGGATTCACAAAAGTCTTTGGTTATTACCTCGAAGTCACCAATACCCACAAGGACAAAGTTCCCGCCAACTTCATTCGAAAACAAACGCTCAAAAACGCGGAACGCTACATCACGCCGGAACTTAAAGAGTACGAGGAAAAAGTTCTCACTGCCGATGAGCAGGCGGCAACTTGCGAGCTGGAAATTTTCGACGGCTTGCGTGAGTTCGCGCGTTCACAGATTTCGCGACTCAAGACAAACGCGGCGATCATCGCGACTCTCGATACGCTCTGCGGTATGGCTCAGTTGGCGTCTGAGCAAAATTACTGCTGCCCGGAAATGGTTTCCGATTCGACGTTGAATATTGTCGCTGGCCGGCATCCGGTTCTCGACATCATGCAGCCGCTGGGAGCCTTCGTGCCTAACGATACCAACGTTGATGAAGAGAGCGGGTTCCTGCACCTAATTACTGGCCCCAACATGGCGGGTAAGAGTACGTACATTCGCCAGGTCGCGTTGATCACGTTGATGGCTCAAATTGGTAGCTTTGTTCCGGCGACGTCGGCCAAAATTGGCGTCGTTGATCAGATTTTTGCTCGGGTCGGAGCCAGCGATGAGCTTTCGCGTGGCCAAAGTACATTCATGGTCGAGATGACGGAGACGGCAAGAATCCTGAATACCGCGACAAGTCGGTCGCTTGTGATTTTGGATGAAATTGGTCGCGGAACGAGCACCTACGATGGCGTTTCTCTTGCTTGGGCGATCGTCGAATACTTGCACGATCAGATCGGCTGCCGCTCGCTGTTCGCGACGCACTATCACGAGTTGACGGCGCTCGAAACAGATCTTGGCGGCGTCAGCAACTACAACGTTTCGGTTCGCGAGTGGGAAGAGAAAATTGTCTTCCTTCACAAAATCGTTCCAGGCAGCGCGGACAAGAGCTATGGAATTCATGTTGCCCGTTTGGCAGGAGTACCTTCATGGGTCAATCGACGTGCGGAAAAGATTCTCGACCGTTTGGAAACCAAGAATGACGTCGACGAAAACCGCAAAGCCATCAAGTCATCTGGTAATGGATCCGGTGGAATTCAGATGACGCTTTTCGAAGCCGACCACCCGCTGCTTGAACGGATCCGCACGCTCGAACCCAATCATCTGACTCCCATTGCCGCGCTGGAGATGCTGCAGCAGTTCAAGGATGAAATTAGCGACTAG